Proteins encoded together in one Cicer arietinum cultivar CDC Frontier isolate Library 1 chromosome 4, Cicar.CDCFrontier_v2.0, whole genome shotgun sequence window:
- the LOC101494575 gene encoding alkane hydroxylase MAH1-like has protein sequence MLPGIAHNMSNFHDFLTSVMKQHRGTFQFKGPWFTNISDFIFTSDPMNVQHITSKNFNNYGKGSDFKESFEFFGDGIFNLDSNEWKTERKLLHSLLTRKSFKIFHQQNIQKKLENCLIPFLDDASRDLQIIDLQDTFERITFDIGCAFLFGFDPNYLHKKFNDLSNMDCVTAFSVLEDIVLCRHFTPNFVWKLQKWLQIGPEKNGKVAKENIDQFLYKCVSYCKGDEEKRKLKSTEYVDEGQYSCLIEAIMNEGSVKREMVDKYLIDTAFNLLGAGSGTVSSALSWFFWLISKHPLVEAKIIQEIKDNCLTKDENFITKLGVKEFDKLVYLHGAICEALRLYPPLGYNHKCAIKSDILPNGEHVSSNTKVIFSMYAMGRMEEIWGENCLEFKPERWISDIGQSIHVPSYQFTAFNAGPRSCLGKDMSIIQMKMAAVTMLWKFHIQVVEGQSITPRASIVLRMEHGFKVKLTKRCIS, from the coding sequence ATGTTACCAGGAATTGCGCATAACATGTCCAATTTTCATGATTTTTTAACATCAGTGATGAAACAACACAGAGGAACTTTTCAATTTAAAGGACCTTGGTTTACAAATATTTCTGACTTCATCTTCACTAGTGATCCCATGAATGTACAACACATCACAAGCAAGAATTTCAACAACTATGGGAAAGGATCTGATTTCAAAGAGAGTTTTGAGTTTTTTGGTGATGGTATTTTCAATTTAGACTCCAATGAATGGAAAACAGAGAGGAAACTACTTCATTCTTTGCTCACAAGAAAAAGCTTTAAGATATTCCATCAACAAAACATTCAAAAGAAGCTAGAAAATTGTCTGATACCTTTTCTTGATGATGCATCAAGAGATTTACAAATAATTGATTTACAAGATACTTTTGAGAGGATCACCTTTGACATTGGTTGCGCTTTTTTATTTGGCTTTGATCCTAATTACCTTCATAAAAAATTCAACGACTTATCAAATATGGACTGCGTAACAGCTTTTTCTGTATTAGAGGATATTGTTTTGTGTAGGCACTTTACTCCAAATTTTGTTTGGAAGCTACAAAAATGGCTACAAATTGGTCCAGAGAAGAACGGCAAGGTAGCTAAAGAAAATATAGATCAATTCTTATACAAATGTGTAAGTTATTGCAAAGGtgatgaagaaaaaagaaaattaaaaagcaCTGAATATGTGGATGAAGGCCAATATTCTTGCTTGATAGAAGCAATAATGAATGAGGGCTCAGTAAAGAGAGAAATGGTTGACAAGTATCTTATAGACACTGCATTCAATCTCTTGGGTGCAGGAAGTGGGACAGTTAGTTCAGCTCTCAGTTGGTTTTTTTGGCTTATTTCAAAACATCCTTTAGTGGAAGCTAAGATCATTCAAGAGATCAAAGATAATTGTTTAACAAAGGATGAGAATTTTATCACTAAGTTAGGTGTTAAAGAGTTTGATAAGCTAGTGTACCTTCATGGAGCTATATGTGAAGCCTTGAGGCTTTATCCTCCTTTAGGATATAACCACAAGTGTGCAATCAAATCTGATATATTACCAAATGGAGAACATGTTAGTTCCAATAcaaaagtaatattttctatGTATGCAATGGGAAGGATGGAAGAAATATGGGGAGAAAATTGCTTGGAATTTAAGCCAGAGAGATGGATATCAGATATAGGGCAGAGTATACATGTGCCCTCTTACCAGTTCACAGCATTTAATGCAGGGCCTAGAAGTTGTCTTGGGAAAGATATGAGCATTATTCAAATGAAAATGGCTGCAGTTACAATGTTATGGAAGTTTCACATACAGGTTGTCGAAGGTCAATCTATTACTCCAAGGGCTTCTATTGTTCTTCGCATGGAACATGGCTTTAAGGTCAAACTCACTAAAAGATGCATTTCATAA
- the LOC101490800 gene encoding alkane hydroxylase MAH1-like produces the protein MNFFQYINLFVAILFIIFYYIWRQNRDVLLPNWPFIGMLPGIAHNMSNFHDFLTSVMKQHRGTFQFKGPWFTNISDFIFTSDPMNVQHITSKNFNNYGKGSDFKESFEFFGDGIFNLDSNEWKTERKLLHSLLTRKSFKIFHQQNIQKKLENCLIPFLDDASRDLQIIDLQDTFERITFDIGCAFLFGFDPNYLHKKFNDLSNMDCVTAFSVLEDIVLCRHFTPNFVWKLQKWLQIGPEKNGKVAKENIDQFLYKCVSYCKGDEEKRKLKSTEYVDEGQYSCLIEAIMNEGSVKREMVDKYLIDTAFNLLGAGSGTVSSALSWFFWLISKHPLVEAKIIQEIKDNCVTKDENFITKLGVEEFDKLVYLHGAICEALRLYPPVGYNHKCAIKSDILPNGEHVSSNTKVIFSMYAMGRMEEIWGENCLEFKPERWISDIGQSIHVPSYQFTAFNAGPRSCLGKDMSIIQMKMAAVTMLWKFHIQVVEGQSITPRASIVLRMEHGFKVKLTKRCIS, from the coding sequence ATGAACTTTTTTcagtatattaatttatttgtagccATTCTGTTTATCATATTCTACTATATTTGGAGACAAAATAGAGATGTTCTTTTACCAAATTGGCCATTTATTGGCATGTTACCAGGAATTGCGCATAACATGTCCAATTTTCATGATTTTTTAACATCAGTGATGAAACAACACAGAGGAACTTTTCAATTTAAAGGACCTTGGTTTACAAATATTTCTGACTTCATCTTCACTAGTGATCCCATGAATGTACAACACATCACAAGCAAGAATTTCAACAACTATGGGAAAGGATCTGATTTCAAAGAGAGTTTTGAGTTTTTTGGTGATGGTATTTTCAATTTAGACTCCAATGAATGGAAAACAGAGAGGAAACTACTTCATTCTTTGCTCACAAGAAAAAGCTTTAAGATATTCCATCAACAAAACATTCAAAAGAAGCTAGAAAATTGTCTGATACCTTTTCTTGATGATGCATCAAGAGATTTACAAATAATTGATTTACAAGATACTTTTGAGAGGATCACCTTTGACATTGGTTGCGCTTTTTTATTTGGCTTTGATCCTAATTACCTTCATAAAAAATTCAACGACTTATCAAATATGGACTGCGTAACAGCTTTTTCTGTATTAGAGGATATTGTTTTGTGTAGGCACTTTACTCCAAATTTTGTTTGGAAGCTACAAAAATGGCTACAAATTGGTCCAGAGAAGAACGGCAAGGTAGCTAAAGAAAATATAGATCAATTCTTATACAAATGTGTAAGTTATTGCAAAGGtgatgaagaaaaaagaaaattaaaaagcaCTGAATATGTGGATGAAGGCCAATATTCTTGCTTGATAGAAGCAATAATGAATGAGGGCTCAGTAAAGAGAGAAATGGTTGACAAGTATCTTATAGACACTGCATTCAATCTCTTGGGTGCAGGAAGTGGGACAGTTAGTTCAGCTCTCAGTTGGTTTTTTTGGCTTATTTCAAAACATCCTTTAGTGGAAGCTAAGATCATTCAAGAGATCAAAGATAATTGTGTAACAAAGGATGAGAATTTTATCACTAAGTTAGGTGTTGAAGAGTTTGATAAGCTAGTGTACCTTCATGGAGCTATATGTGAAGCCTTGAGGCTTTATCCTCCTGTAGGATATAACCACAAGTGTGCAATCAAATCTGATATATTACCAAATGGAGAACATGTTAGTTCCAATAcaaaagtaatattttctatGTATGCAATGGGAAGGATGGAAGAAATATGGGGAGAAAATTGCTTGGAATTTAAGCCAGAGAGATGGATATCAGATATAGGGCAGAGTATACATGTGCCCTCTTACCAGTTCACAGCATTTAATGCAGGGCCTAGAAGTTGTCTTGGGAAAGATATGAGCATTATTCAAATGAAAATGGCTGCAGTTACAATGTTATGGAAGTTTCACATACAGGTTGTCGAAGGTCAATCTATTACTCCAAGGGCTTCTATTGTTCTTCGCATGGAACATGGCTTTAAGGTCAAACTCACTAAAAGATGCATTTCATAA